In Stieleria varia, one genomic interval encodes:
- a CDS encoding PP2C family protein-serine/threonine phosphatase, which produces MNQSTSHDDDFVAPTAHGATDIGKKRAVNQDQFLIAELNKSMLVSSTSLSLTGQFRLFGRVQGQVLLVADGMGGHAAGEKASSLAIDHLVTRLLNSVHWFFQSDSEDETAFLDSMKKLFQDAHARILAESAEHVDERGMGTTLTMAYIMWPRMYVIHAGDSRCYLVRDGIAQQETTDHTLARKMVEAGGMKPEDESTSRWSNVLWNVLGGTSEAELSAEVRRVDLVEGDVVLLCSDGLYRYLDGAAIAEQVGKQNALPELCKTLIQMANDAGGEDNITVVVAKPEPNHLASHERVAQCPDEVSTIVTSNSSIALDDTLPDDTLPGE; this is translated from the coding sequence TTGAACCAGTCCACTTCCCACGACGATGACTTCGTCGCGCCCACAGCCCATGGTGCGACGGATATCGGAAAGAAACGAGCCGTCAATCAGGACCAGTTCCTGATCGCCGAACTGAACAAATCGATGTTGGTGTCGTCCACCAGCCTCAGCTTGACGGGACAGTTCCGTTTGTTTGGCCGAGTCCAGGGACAAGTCCTGTTGGTTGCTGACGGAATGGGCGGCCACGCGGCGGGCGAAAAAGCAAGTTCGTTGGCGATCGATCACTTGGTCACCCGATTGCTCAACAGTGTTCACTGGTTCTTTCAGTCTGACAGCGAAGACGAGACAGCATTCCTGGACTCGATGAAGAAACTCTTTCAAGACGCTCACGCGAGAATCTTGGCCGAGTCCGCCGAACACGTCGATGAACGTGGTATGGGTACCACACTGACGATGGCCTACATCATGTGGCCGCGAATGTATGTGATCCACGCCGGAGACAGCCGCTGTTATTTGGTTCGAGACGGAATCGCCCAACAGGAAACAACCGACCACACACTGGCCAGAAAAATGGTCGAGGCTGGCGGAATGAAACCGGAAGACGAATCGACGAGCCGCTGGAGCAACGTGCTGTGGAACGTCTTGGGCGGAACCAGCGAGGCCGAATTGTCCGCAGAAGTCCGCCGAGTTGATTTGGTCGAAGGTGACGTGGTGCTGTTGTGCAGCGACGGACTGTATCGCTACCTGGACGGCGCGGCGATCGCCGAGCAAGTCGGAAAGCAAAATGCACTGCCAGAGCTTTGCAAGACCCTGATCCAGATGGCCAACGACGCGGGCGGCGAAGACAACATCACGGTCGTTGTCGCCAAACCAGAACCCAACCATTTGGCGTCTCACGAAAGGGTCGCTCAGTGCCCTGACGAAGTTTCCACGATTGTGACAAGCAACTCCAGCATCGCATTGGACGACACGCTACCTGACGACACGTTGCCAGGCGAATGA
- a CDS encoding sugar phosphate isomerase/epimerase family protein, producing the protein MIDRRHFLLAASASAASACLLAKSGSASPAPNPQTDAAQTDAAQTGKMPVQFSLNTSTIRGHKLSITEQVDVASNAGYDGIEPWIRDLEEYVTGGGNLPDLKKRIEDSGLAVVSAIGFAKWIVDDDAERAAGLEQAKRDMELVKAIGGTRMAAPPIGAHGGKDTSPPLEVIAQRYRALLEVGDATGVVPQLELWGFSPTLSKLPELAYVAAGAEHDSACVLPDFYHIYKGGSDFSALGMIEASRMHCFHINDYPDNPPRKDIADKDRVFPGDGVCALPQIIRGLIDNGFTGTFSLELFNPEYWQRDALEVAKEGLEKSKAVVSQAIAL; encoded by the coding sequence ATGATCGACCGTCGTCATTTCCTCCTTGCCGCGAGCGCGTCCGCAGCGTCCGCTTGCTTGCTCGCCAAATCCGGTTCGGCGTCACCCGCCCCCAATCCCCAAACCGATGCGGCTCAAACCGATGCGGCTCAGACCGGCAAGATGCCGGTTCAGTTTTCGCTCAATACCAGCACGATCCGCGGACACAAACTGTCGATTACAGAACAAGTGGACGTCGCATCCAATGCGGGCTACGACGGCATCGAACCTTGGATTCGAGACTTGGAAGAATACGTCACGGGTGGTGGAAACTTGCCCGATCTAAAGAAACGCATCGAGGATTCAGGTCTCGCCGTTGTCAGCGCCATCGGATTTGCCAAGTGGATCGTCGACGACGATGCGGAGCGCGCCGCGGGGCTTGAGCAAGCCAAACGCGACATGGAGCTGGTCAAAGCCATCGGTGGAACGCGGATGGCCGCGCCACCGATCGGTGCTCATGGCGGCAAGGACACCTCACCGCCATTGGAAGTCATCGCCCAGCGGTATCGCGCGCTTTTGGAAGTAGGCGATGCGACAGGTGTTGTGCCTCAACTGGAACTGTGGGGATTTTCGCCGACACTGAGCAAGCTGCCCGAATTGGCGTACGTTGCCGCAGGTGCCGAGCACGACAGCGCCTGTGTGTTGCCCGATTTTTATCACATCTACAAAGGCGGCAGCGACTTCTCCGCACTCGGCATGATCGAAGCATCACGGATGCACTGCTTTCACATCAACGACTACCCCGACAATCCGCCGCGAAAGGACATCGCCGACAAAGACCGCGTGTTCCCGGGCGACGGCGTTTGTGCTTTGCCGCAAATCATTCGTGGCCTGATCGACAATGGTTTCACCGGAACGTTCTCTCTTGAGTTGTTCAACCCTGAGTACTGGCAACGAGACGCTCTGGAGGTCGCTAAGGAAGGTCTGGAGAAATCCAAAGCCGTGGTCTCACAGGCAATCGCTTTGTAG
- a CDS encoding class I SAM-dependent methyltransferase — protein sequence MRETLTFIKEFLRHPTQVGAIAPSSPGLVDAMVDWFQWDQARSVVEFGPGTGVFTEGVLKCLHPEATFFAIERSPEMAAQARMRCPTATIYEDSVTELDRLCEQESIDQIDAIICGLPWASFSESLQTQIIETMLSRLRPGGQFATFAYWQGVVLPAGRRFSRRLRDSFSSVERSHTVWRNLPPAFVYRCVR from the coding sequence GTGCGAGAAACATTGACGTTCATCAAGGAGTTCCTGCGACACCCGACCCAAGTCGGCGCGATCGCGCCCAGCAGTCCGGGTTTGGTCGACGCGATGGTGGATTGGTTTCAGTGGGATCAGGCCAGAAGTGTGGTGGAGTTCGGACCTGGAACCGGCGTGTTCACCGAAGGCGTGTTGAAGTGCTTGCACCCTGAGGCAACGTTTTTTGCAATCGAACGATCACCCGAGATGGCCGCGCAAGCCCGCATGCGATGTCCCACGGCGACCATCTACGAAGACAGCGTGACGGAGCTGGATCGTCTTTGCGAACAGGAATCCATCGATCAGATCGACGCGATCATCTGTGGGTTGCCCTGGGCGTCGTTTTCTGAGTCGCTGCAGACGCAGATCATCGAAACGATGCTAAGCCGACTCAGGCCCGGCGGTCAGTTCGCGACGTTCGCCTATTGGCAAGGCGTTGTGTTGCCGGCGGGACGGAGGTTTTCACGCCGGTTGAGAGACTCGTTCTCATCGGTGGAGCGAAGCCATACCGTGTGGAGAAACCTACCGCCGGCCTTTGTGTATCGCTGCGTTCGCTAG
- a CDS encoding ExbD/TolR family protein has translation MRVPTHQRGRFTGANMTPMIDVVFLLIIFFLVSSHMARQENHLPVDLPVAASHQVLDPESTSLTITVGDDSQWRLGGEVVLESQIRQAMADALARDGAAAAVRIRTDSIVPYRQVEPILRAAAQIGVFDVSIAVQDPADIR, from the coding sequence ATGCGAGTTCCCACCCATCAACGAGGCCGCTTCACCGGTGCCAATATGACACCCATGATTGATGTGGTGTTTCTGTTGATCATCTTTTTCTTGGTCTCGAGCCACATGGCACGCCAAGAAAACCATTTGCCGGTGGATTTGCCGGTCGCAGCCAGCCATCAGGTGCTCGATCCCGAGTCGACATCGCTCACCATCACGGTCGGTGACGATTCCCAGTGGCGGCTGGGCGGCGAAGTGGTCCTGGAGTCACAGATCAGGCAGGCGATGGCAGACGCACTGGCTCGCGACGGTGCCGCCGCAGCCGTTCGCATTCGTACCGATTCGATCGTCCCGTATCGCCAAGTCGAGCCGATCCTGCGTGCAGCCGCCCAGATAGGAGTCTTTGACGTCTCCATTGCCGTGCAAGATCCGGCAGACATTCGCTAA
- a CDS encoding DMT family transporter produces the protein MSHAPAQLRPPVGLVVGGICGMISAFLYTGANIALRQSVALDPFLVAAVKALPTVVVLLPMLIWMRQAGRPIATSTQWVGRFILVALIGQFVGNGAFQVALQQIGLAASVPITLGVLIIGGAILGRLILGEPVSKVKILAMVTLIAAVIILSLPHSGESNLDSVSKTDVLWGAGFLWGALCAAASGAAYSLFGVTMRQAMTGGLSAPVAMFISGCVGSVSLWSFYLVRSGWQQLWVVTADQWWVMLIAGILNFSAFVALAIALKALPVVAVNLINASQVAMAALAGVLMFHEPLTGTLMSGIALTFTGLLILTAGRRKG, from the coding sequence ATGAGCCACGCACCCGCTCAATTGCGGCCGCCGGTCGGTCTCGTCGTCGGTGGCATCTGCGGGATGATTTCAGCGTTTCTGTATACGGGCGCCAACATTGCGCTCAGACAGAGCGTTGCCTTGGACCCGTTCTTGGTCGCAGCCGTCAAGGCTCTGCCGACCGTGGTGGTATTGCTGCCGATGCTGATCTGGATGCGGCAAGCCGGTCGACCGATCGCGACCAGCACTCAGTGGGTGGGACGATTTATCCTCGTGGCTTTGATCGGACAGTTCGTCGGCAACGGAGCTTTTCAGGTCGCGCTGCAGCAAATCGGCCTGGCCGCTTCTGTGCCGATCACTCTGGGTGTCTTGATCATCGGCGGTGCCATTTTGGGACGGTTGATTCTGGGCGAGCCCGTCAGCAAGGTAAAGATCTTGGCGATGGTCACCCTGATCGCCGCGGTGATCATCCTCTCGCTTCCCCACTCCGGTGAGTCCAATCTCGATTCGGTTTCCAAGACTGATGTTCTCTGGGGAGCCGGGTTTCTCTGGGGAGCACTGTGCGCCGCCGCGTCCGGTGCAGCCTATTCGCTCTTTGGCGTCACCATGCGTCAAGCCATGACCGGTGGGTTGTCCGCGCCGGTTGCGATGTTCATCAGCGGATGCGTCGGCTCGGTTTCTCTCTGGTCGTTTTATCTTGTGCGGTCAGGTTGGCAGCAGCTCTGGGTGGTCACCGCGGATCAGTGGTGGGTGATGCTGATTGCAGGCATTTTGAACTTCAGCGCCTTTGTGGCCTTGGCGATTGCGCTCAAAGCATTGCCCGTTGTTGCGGTCAATCTGATCAACGCGTCCCAGGTCGCGATGGCTGCCTTGGCCGGCGTCCTGATGTTTCATGAACCCCTCACCGGCACCCTGATGTCGGGAATCGCATTGACCTTCACCGGCCTGCTGATCCTGACCGCTGGACGCCGTAAAGGTTGA